The genomic interval CCTCGCAGctggacaacaacaatgcggcCAGCCTATCCCCGGCGTAGATCCGAAAGGTATTACCAGACCCGAGCCAttcgtgtgtgtatataaactGGGAGCGTCAGgctctcttcctctcttaATGTAGGTGTACAGTTATCTTGTAGTTAGCCTAGATGTTAAGCTCCTGTATTTGAGATATAACTAAGTGTAGTTCTACCCTCTCTACTGTTCTCTCGCCGCTGCGTGTACATCGTGAAAGCAATAGACATATGTTTTAGATATGCTTAAGTTAGGAACTCCGccccctatatatatatatatatcctattTGGGGGCTGCCATAAGTTAAAAGTCAGTTTAACTTCTAGAAAGCAAAGAACTTATAGCGTCTAAGTGTTTTTCCAATGTGATTGCCAAATTCtacaatttaatataatgaaaataactGAAAGCAAACTAATTTATAACGTAAATTATGAAGAAACTAATCTTTTTTATTGTCCAACTTTAAGTACAtgtaattttaatgaattttataaggttttgtttgttattttagtttttaagcaAAAGAACAAACCGAAAAGAAACGAACGTTAAAGAAAACttagaaaaaaacaataccaaaatattaaatgatatCACAAAATTGAAACTCAAttggctttttatacccttgcagattttcagtatacaacattttctttgttttataaaGCACACCATGTTACAAGCTGTCTGCTTTTGGTTGGGCTTTTAACTAGTGCGTCGATGTCTCTCTGAAGGATCTCGCAAACCTCATTTGAGCAATAATTTTGAtattaacaaacattttgtgttgttttacAAGActtcttttaaaaatgttttgatgTGTGACATTTCAAgaactgttgcatacttttaagcACATTTTGTTCGAAACGCCGCTGCTGCCATTAAAGTGTAGCATGCTTTTAGGCTCGCCGCGTAAAAGCAAGACATTAACAGAATTTTAAAGCGCTCTCTTAGGCGACGCAAAATGTTAACAGCAGTAATGGTCATTTTACATTTGCTTAACATTTAtgctaatttattttattttttgttttttaacatTCGAATATTTTTCAGCTTCTTGTTTTACTGCTAAGAAATTGCATTTCATAAAGCCTTTGCTCTGTTAAAAGGCTCTTACAAGACTGTTtacatattaaaactaaactaaataaTACAACATATTTACTTaatgcaaaaacaataaactgtATTATATATGAACTAACATAGTTGATTACACGCTTGTAAATTGTGTGAAACTAAACACCCATTAGGTATACCGAGTGAAGCCGCAGTATTAAGTGAGGGGCTAACCAAATGTTAATGGCCCCCGCCCATTGAATCACTTGCTAGGTTGTATCAGATCTGTAAATAGCATGCGATAACCAATAAGACAAATAAGAGCTCCACACCCATTAGTTTAGGACATGCTAAGGAACTCTACGATGCGaatgttaaattttcatatactATGAGCACAATGCAATGTATCCTATAATTAGTagtctatacatatatataaatatatatataaaataaaactagaaCTTGAGCCAAACAATGCTGTACATAGAAATATCTGAGCCAATAAACTAAGAGTTATGATTCGTAGCATTTACCATACATCTCATTCCCCTCATCAGCTAAGCATTCCTGTCCTTGCCATAGAATATGCTTCTCTAACAGTTCAAGTCGTTGTGATTTTTGGATATCTACATACCGAATACCCtaactaaaaattaaaaaaaaaaaaaaaaataataaaaaacgtaatgagctaaagctaaagctaaatagttgaaatattgaaaattatgCAGAAGCACAATCATTGAACGAGTGACAAAAAAAAGCTATCGAATTCGAGCAGCCAGATAACCCTataaatgtatacatacatatattcaaactAGAAATATaaccacatacatatatacatataacacGTAGACTTCTTATATTTGAGCTCTGCTTCAAACATCCTAGTCTTTTAATTTCCCGCCCATCGCTTGATTTTGAATATTACATATCAATTTGGGATTTGGGCTTAGAGACCCGCATTTATGTAATATAGCACACCTGGTTTCCGATACTATCAATATCAGTACAAAAAACAAGTTTTACTGTGCGTAAATTAAACTATCATTAAACTCAGAAATACTTTTATCGACATCTCCTGTACATATGACAAGTCAATAATAAATcgtaaaacaaaatgctgtagttcttccaaaaaaaaaaaaaaaaaacaaaaaacaaaaaacaaaaataaataagaaatacaaCTCTATTGTTAATCGATAACATTCTAAGTATTTGTGTTAGCATAAAAACAATGAAATgatttgtaaataaattggTTTTTGTTAACTTTCATTTTGTTATGAGAACTTTGACAGCATATCAGCATTGGGTCTATATAAGATCCTAAGTATACCGAAACTAATTTTTGTATAACTAAAAGAATTAGCAGGCTCTGTATTCTACTTGTCTTTATATGAAAACGCGAAAACGATTTAATCGAATTTATAATGTTAAACGCCAGTTAATCGTACattaatatcaattaaattaaatgattagCAATTATGCCAAATATAGTtagtttataaattttttgtaaAACCAATTAACAATTAGTTACCCTCTCTATAAGCAGATATggataataattaaaatcaaattatgaATACAAAACAAGGCATCAAACTTAATAGCTGGAATGAAGAGGGTATTAACAGCAGGATTGATGAAGACTCTGTTAAACAGtatgttaataacataatGTAAACTTGTGCTGCTTGAATTGTGAACGGAACCTGTACAGCGTAACAATGTGAAGCTAGCAACAGACATAAATCTGCAGCATAATAAATATCTGCgcgtgtgagagagagagcgagagagtgagtgaaAGAGTGAACaagtgagtgagtgagagcgATACAGTGCGAAGCGATGCAGTTAATGtgcttattttaaaatttaaattggcttGCGCAATGCGCACTTGAACTGGCAGAGCCCACAAAATTATAGGAGAGTTGGAGGTGCAAGAAACAAGGCTCATATGTCTgcgtatgtgcgtgtgtgtgtttgtgcgtctGATGCTAGTTTCCTTTTAATAGAAAGTTTGCATTGCGCTTCTGCCACATGTTTTTTATTCTGTTTTCTCCTTTTGCACAATGCGCTCTGAGTGTAATTAACAGTTACTTGCAGCAAGAGAAATGCTCGCATTAAgataaacaacttaattattttcCTAGGTTGCGCCAgtgtgcttgcgtgtgtgcgtgtgtgtgtgagcgtgtgtttCTTCGCACTCTGCTGCGGCTGGAGCTAGGCAAACGAGAGCACGAGATATGCACTCGAGCAAGTTACAGTTGCAGGCAAACTTAACTCCGAGGTGAGCTGTTAATGAAAGCATCAAAGCTTGTTGAGTAATTAAATACATGCACACTTACTTTTGGCAAGTCgccgtctgtgtgtgtgtgcctgagtGAGCGTGTGTAGGTGTGTTATCAAGTATGCCAATTAGTGAGCAGCTTTCAATTTCCTTATGACTGCgcgcaaatgtatgcaaacgaaaagtaaaaaaagaagaaaacttaGGCACTTTGCGGTGCCTTGAGTACATATAAGCAAACGCACACAGTGCACAcctgtacatacatacatagcagCCGGAGAGCACAAAATGCTGCATACATACAGAGAGACAGCAAAATAGTTCATTTACGTAGACAGGTGTTCAAATGGGAAACatttcaatattatttgcccaatttatattcaatattttgctttttactacgcatatatttacatatgaaaGTATGTTTGAGTGCGTCGCTTAAATACTGACCTAGGCAAAAAAAATGTGGATAGCGAATCAAGTTTTGCTCTTGGAAACACGTAAAAAGCTAAGTCAATTTTTTTCGACCGGCATTAATTAACACTGAATAGCCTTAAACTTCAGCGCCCAAAACTTTTAACATCGCATATTCAACCGTTTATTAACACTCCAGCTTCCAAAATTGCAAAACTGCGAAAGTATAAAGTGTggcaaggcaacaaaaaatacatttaacttgagatcttttattttataagctTTTTGCATGAGGCTTCGATATGTTTGGAATAGCCCTTAATGCTAACGGATTCGTTCAGCTCGTGCCACCACCCACGAACATATCTGCTGTCAGACATTTTAAACAGGACAATCGCAATAAAATCATCCGGAATTATTACGTTATCAGAGCGAGTTCGGGGAACTATAAAACACTTTTATTATCAACTCTCTTTAGTATCTTATATTTCTTGGAAATACTTTCCTGCCTCTGCTATTATTAATGTGTAGATAGTTAATCATATGcctgtatattattttattttattttatttatttttatatacagtGAGTTCTAAACTCATTTGATATTTCGAAAATTATCTAATTgctaattgaaatttcatgCACTGCCCAACTATAAAACTAATTACGTTTATCGCTCGACAGAAGTTATTCTGCACATTTGCCCAGAGTTGTATTTCGTGCTCTTCTCCACTTTAGGCTAATCAAAACTTTTCGCACCCAGTGTGccagatatatatgtatgtatagattTTTTGGTAGAGCGCTTCTTTTCATTAGAATTTCACACATGGcccaattaaataattaagacATGTGAGACATGAGCCGAAAAACACGTTTGTTAACTTTTTTGGCACAACTGGCaacagtttttaattaaataacgGGCACAAGAGTTCCCACCTGAAATAAAGTTAAGGCACACTCCATGTGTagatgtgggcgtggcacaggCTTTTTGCACTTTTGCAGCTTGAATATGTTTGGAGTGAGGAAAGTTTTTGTTCGTCTCGGGTGCCATTTAGTCGCCCATGCCCAAATAACTGTAAATGTGTGTCAACTGTACTAGAAAGTGGTGAGcctctctctctgcctgtcGTCATCTCTTTCTCGCTATACTTTGCTATTTGAAGATCTTGTAAAGTTTGTAAGTCGTTTAAAATTGATGTGCCTGGCAGCTGCTCGGCCTGCTTGTGAAGTGTTTTACGAGACAAGATGGCTACAAGCTGGCATTAACTGCTTACCGTTAGTTCCATACATGCTTGGGCTGTTTTTCAACACTGTAAAAAGTAGGTCGATGGCCGATTCAAAGGAATTGacagctttgaaaataaatccACTGAACGTTATTCAACACTAAAAAAGGaaccacaaataaaaaatgattcAAATTCACCGATCAAAAAACCTATTGAAAAGATAAAATAATGACCTCTATAATAGCTGGCTAGAATATATTTacgaaataatattataaaatatcttttaacaaattaaaaatattaaattggtGTAGGCAGCGTTGTATTGTTAAATAAACCCTGAGCTCATTTCGCCATATATCGCTCCCATTGTGACAGCCCTGTAGCGTTTTTTTATCatcaaaaaaacatatatagaCTTATTTATGTGGCGCTTGGGCCTTCAAGTCCAAATGTTTGCAGACCACTTCAATTGTCAACTATCAACCTACTTATCACCAAAGTTCAAGACGATATCAAACGTTACACAACTTGAATTCAGTGGCAGTCGAAAGTAATTGCAGTTGTGGGTATTAAGTGCTCAGCCGGCTCGCGTCACATGAGGCAGATTGTTCAAATTGTTGCATGTTAGCATGGACTTTTAGTGTTAACCAACACTGCTTGCAAATCTAATTTTATCACAGCAGTGATAGCACATGATTAATTAGTTGCTAATTAGCGCATATGATGAGTTCTGCCAGTTCAGTGGACAGCCAAAAGTCAGAAGGTTCGGTAACAGAAAGCAAGCAACACGCAACGCATTTGCAGAATGTCTTTAAAAGAGAACAATTGGGGACTGGGCCTACTGTCGGTCTTCCTCTTGTTGGGTGTGCTCTGTGGTCACACGGTGCAGGCAGATGATGACGGCACGACTCCCGTGGCCTGCAATGTGAGCACCAGCATAGCGCTCGATCTGGAGAAGGTAGGTGAATATCTGATGATCTTTCTGATGATTCATATGCGTAAAGCTACTCAAGTAATTGTTCGTAGTTCTCGGGCATCTGGTGGGAGATTGTGCGTCAACCACTTGGTTCCATGTTCTGCACTCAAATTAACTTTACAGTGTTGAACACAACCGTTGATAATGTGCTGATCGATACAACCTACTCCAATACGTATACCTATCCGTGGGTCAATCAGACCATGAATGCAACATTGACGGTTGCTAATGCCACCGCCTCGCCGGATGGCTACAACTTTACCTACTGGAATCCACCTGTCTATACGCCCTACACAGTCTTCAAGGTCTTGGCTACTGATTATACGGACTACGCTTTCATTTGCGGGTATACCAATGCCACAGATAATTCAACGGCCTTTGGCATGATTATCGCCAGAAATCGAACGATCTCAACGACCCTTCTGGATAAGCTCGAGAGTCAGAGTTCCGCTAATTATGATAATTTCCTCAATGGCACCATGTCTCTAATCACACAGGACGGCACGTGAGTAGCGTTTCAGTATTTGATATTTATCACATGCTCtacaaatatatactttatctTTTTGTATCTCTGTTCACAGTTGTGAGGGAAATGGTGCTGATCCCTCAACGGCTTTTACGGTGTTCTATGCTGTTTTTGCCATGGTTATTTACCTCCTAACCAAATAGTTttccaaacaatttttgtaaagCAATATTACTTAGTAGGAATGGGTCTAGCTGTTTACATTGTTGGTAAATACACGTCTAATAAAAACCCAAATATAAAACATCTGAATTATTATAACTAAAGAGTTaaagcaaatttaataaatgagTTTTGAAATCATTTAGATTTATCAAATGtccattttatttacaaatgaATTATAAGTAAAAGAAATATGTTAttcttaataaaaaacaaacttataAAATGGCTACTGtatgaaatgcattttcttttaaaacttTCTTTGACAAGCAAGAGACCTCGCTGGGAGGTGTGTTGTCAGGAGGCTCAAGAGAAGACGTTAATACACCTGCTCCAACGACACAGGAGACGCCCCAGAGCCCCCCGACTACCTACGTGACGATGCAGCCTTATTACTTGTCCACGATAAAGCCTGACGACCTACCACGCTTGGCGAAATAAAACCTAAGTCAACTGTGTTGTAATACAAAATGTAAGCTATTTTTGATTCAATATAATacacatttataaaaaaaattaatatgttaTTCTCAATAAGAAAACTTATAAAATGGCTAGTGTAAGAAatgcattttcttttaaaacttTCTTCGACTTTAGCCttgaatagttttttttttataaaagtaaataagcTCTAAAGacgattttatttatacaatataaatGGTTAATACTTaattaatgtaaaaaaaaCTGGTTATTTAtagtattaaataatattaacgtATGCGGAAAGTATTGGGAAAAGTATGAATCACACCTTGGATAAATTGCTTGGCAAGCGCTGTTTATACAagcttaaattaagttttaattctttttattggCTTACACAACAATTTTTCACATTTACATGTGCAGTTTCCCGAAAGTCTTTTGCGGTTTGGGAAGTAACCTCATAACTGATCAGTCGGTCATTCAGGACAAACATATATAGCGGGATATAGCAGTATCTGCAAATTGCAAGCATATCTGTCCGTCAGTCTGGTAATTAGTTCTGTCACGCTGTTCGCAATTTACCAGCTTTGTTCGCTATCTGTGGGTTCTTATTGTAAAATACTATACGTGCTTACTTTTATGACTCAGAAAATGATAAGGATATGGCGCAAGTATACtagcatatatattgattGTGTTTCGGTCCATTTTTCCCACTCGTGGGACCTTGTTCTCCGATCCAACATAAAACTAACCTTTGAATATAACTCAATAAAGTCAGACCTACGCTGATCTAAGTTGAGCAATTTTTTCTAAATTCGATtctaacaaaaataaagtcaTTCGACTGCGGAATTATGTAGCTTTTTCTGTCGTTCTTCTGACTCCGCCGAGATGTGTGGATCGGcgtaaataattatttatatattggtGTACACTGTTCATTGAAGAATGTAACGATGGATTGATAGTATATTATTCCTACATTGATAATAAGGAAATTCCATGGAAGAAGGCTATCGTATGAGTTATTCCCCTTcttatcaattaaaaaaacaattcactttggagctttgttttttttttttttttcaaataaccGGTAAACATGTTacaaataaatttcttttgtatgtatgcatagaATTTACATCCAGTGATAAAGTCTTTTATTGCTATCTTAATAATTATCTATTAATGCTTTTAGCAAACTTTGTATCCCATTTTGCAACGTTTGCCTTATGCAATAGAAGTGATAATGAGCTCTTTGTCTGAAATGCATGATTTAGACATGCTTCAGATTCGTGAGCATTGAGTAACAAGTGAGTAATTTTGAAGAATAactgtttatatatttatgtatcttTGGAGAGTTGCCGGTTCAACTTACGGAGCAATtgtcaattt from Drosophila virilis strain 15010-1051.87 chromosome 2, Dvir_AGI_RSII-ME, whole genome shotgun sequence carries:
- the LOC6633228 gene encoding uncharacterized protein encodes the protein MSLKENNWGLGLLSVFLLLGVLCGHTVQADDDGTTPVACNVSTSIALDLEKFSGIWWEIVRQPLGSMFCTQINFTVLNTTVDNVLIDTTYSNTYTYPWVNQTMNATLTVANATASPDGYNFTYWNPPVYTPYTVFKVLATDYTDYAFICGYTNATDNSTAFGMIIARNRTISTTLLDKLESQSSANYDNFLNGTMSLITQDGTCEGNGADPSTAFTVFYAVFAMVIYLLTK